A genomic stretch from Gallus gallus isolate bGalGal1 chromosome 13, bGalGal1.mat.broiler.GRCg7b, whole genome shotgun sequence includes:
- the NDUFA2 gene encoding NADH dehydrogenase [ubiquinone] 1 alpha subcomplex subunit 2: MAAAVVRGIGGGLGRSLRELRVHLCQRSAGSRGAREFIEQHYVTLKQANPDFPILIRECSGVQPRLWARYEFGKEKSVSLHNLSVDEVAKALENIVKGKV; encoded by the exons atggcggcggcggtTGTGAGGGGCATCGGGGGCGGCTTGGGCCGCAGCCTGCGGGAGCTCCGCGTCCATCTGTGCCAGCGCTCGGCCGGCAGCCGCGGCGCCAG GGAGTTCATCGAGCAGCACTACGTGACTCTGAAGCAGGCGAACCCCGACTTCCCCATCCTCATCCGCGAGTGCTCCGGCGTGCAGCCCCGGCTGTGGGCGCGGTACG AGTTTGGCAAGGAGAAAAGCGTGTCACTGCATAACCTCAGTGTGGATGAAGTTGCCAAGGCCTTGGAGAACATTGTGAAAGGCAAGGTGTGA